In the Lepisosteus oculatus isolate fLepOcu1 chromosome 6, fLepOcu1.hap2, whole genome shotgun sequence genome, one interval contains:
- the LOC102690412 gene encoding uncharacterized protein: MSGRLKWRSAANRPEESGRSTNERILAECHTLYTHPNTGLLQLAGTLGIPLLAPRKKITVMVMGNHSAGKSSFINWYTGEHIQKTGVAIETQGFTFITSGRRRDTLTGNATLHLYPHFQKLQEITGVSDYLSTEVSTSRERRFSLVTFIDTPGLVDGDMKYEFDVDKALIWLGEHVDLVLVFFDPLGQALCGRTLNIVEQLSDKAGERVHFYLSKADQAGSESDRQRVLMQIVQELCKRPALNKCGFNMPTIYIPQEERVCRCVNQIEEVCVTIEKTIEQTVQHTLDQLERDCLTLRQATDTVLQRDSQQVSLNRKIQLWHFLFGCLGYLLPICLLSSFVIGCFPINSLIDIAGVEVAHALHMYNVVVSSLWVWLCGDSPLWGLILLCSSCLLSVLLSRFYAGSKPTLPRSQRRRLVDMKRHMEEVVIPRKGELYELYLRQCVSDYDLQ; encoded by the exons ATGTCTGGCCGACTGAAGTGGCGTTCTGCTGCCAACAGACCCGAGGAGTCGGGCCGCAGCACTAACGAGCGCATCCTGGCGGAGTGCCACACCCTCTACACCCACCCGAACACCG gGCTACTGCAGTTGGCTGGGACTTTAGGTATCCCCCTCCTGGCCCCCAGGAAAAAGATCACAGTGATGGTGATGGGGAACCACTCAGCTGGCAAGAGCTCCTTCATCAACTG GTATACTGGAGAACACATCCAGAAGACTGGAGTTGCCATAGAGACTCAAGGCTTCACCTTCATCACCAGTGGGAGACGCAGAGACACTCTGACT GGAAATGCCACACTGCATCTCTACCCCCACTTCCAGAAGCTGCAAGAAATAacag GAGTGTCGGACTATCTGTCCACAGAGGTGAGCACCTCCCGAGAGCGCAGGTTCAGTCTGGTCACCTTCATTGACACCCCAGGTCTGGTGGACGGAGATATGAAGTACGAGTTTGATGTGGACAAAGCGCTCATCTGGCTGG GTGAACATGTGGACCTGGTTCTGGTGTTCTTTGACCCACTGGGCCAGGCGCTGTGTGGCCGGACTCTAAACATTGTGGAGCAACTGAGTGACAAAGCAGGCGAACGAGTGCACTTCTACCTCAGCAAGGCTGACCAGGCGGGCAGTGAGAGTGACCGGCAG AGGGTGCTGATGCAGATCGTCCAGGAGCTGTGTAAGAGACCGGCGCTGAACAAGTGTGGGTTCAACATGCCCACAATCTACATCCCCCAGGAGGAGAGG GTATGTCGCTGTGTGAATCAGATCGAGGAGGTGTGCGTGACGATAGAGAAGACGATAGAGCAGACCGTGCAGCACACCCTCGACCAGCTGGAGAGAGACTGTCTCACCCTGCGACAGGCCACAGACACTGTCTtacagagagacag CCAACAGGTGTCTCTCAACAGGAAGATCCAACTCTGGCACTTCCTGTTCGGTTGCCTTGGTTACCTCCTGCCCATTTGCCTCCTCTCCAGCTTTGTGATTGGCTGTTTCCCCATCAACAGCTTGATTGACATTGCTGGAGTAGAAGTGGCCCACGCCCTGCACATGTATAAT GTTGTCGTCTCCTCCCTGTGGGTCTGGCTGTGTGGAGACTCTCCTCTCTGGGGACTGATCCTGCTCTGCTCttcctgtctcctctctgtgCTCCTGTCCCGCTTCTACGCTGG CTCCAAGCCCACACTGCCCCGCAGCCAGAGACGCAGGCTGGTGGACATGAAGAGACACATGGAGGAAGTGGTCATACCGAGGAAG